From one Sardina pilchardus chromosome 6, fSarPil1.1, whole genome shotgun sequence genomic stretch:
- the mcl1b gene encoding induced myeloid leukemia cell differentiation protein Mcl-1b produces the protein MILATAQRATASVINALLPYNGVVEDGFMQCIRRENEDSVSRPLANNMKATDFANGKDINRASRPTDLGRITTRSNAFSSRFSGSSQAGGSQASSPESSQDVDSLAEDSINSQLVNDTRNLVEVFFRSYSGLKHTRCSQPKALATMDRLVKSLVVKHELVYKGMINRLNFDERGDDMSFISSVAKDMFSDGKTNWGRIASLFSFGAVLCSHLKSRGQEGSIEEVGNLISSYLLSDQLDWMINNKEWEGFVEFFHEQDPESAVRGALTVIAGMAGIGAGLAFLIR, from the exons ATGATTCTTGCCACAGCCCAACGCGCAACAGCGAGTGTGATAAACGCCTTACTACCTTACAATGGAGTCGTCGAAGACGGATTTATGCAATGCATTCGTCGAGAAAATGAGGACTCTGTGTCACGGCCCTTGGCTAACAATATGAAAGCCACTGACTTTGCCAATGGAAAGGACATCAACCGAGCGTCTCGTCCAACGGATCTGGGGCGTATAACGACGCGAAGCAATGCTTTCTCGAGTCGTTTTTCCGGAAGTTCACAAGCAGGAGGATCACAGGCCTCCTCTCCCGAGTCTTCCCAGGACGTAGACTCTTTGGCCGAGGATTCAATTAATTCTCAGTTGGTAAATGATACAAGGAACCTTGTGGAAGTTTTCTTTCGCAGTTACAGCGGGCTCAAACATACACGGTGTTCCCAGCCGAAGGCGCTAGCCACCATGGACCGCCTTGTGAAGAGCCTAGTCGTAAAGCACGAACTTGTATACAAAG GCATGATCAACAGACTTAATTTTGATGAGCGAGGGGATGACATGAGCTTCATCTCCAGTGTAGCCAAAGACATGTTCAGTGATGGCAAAACTAACTGGGGGCGGATAGCCAGCTTGTTTTCCTTCggtgcagtgctgtgcagtcATCTGAAATCCAGGGGACAGGAGGGCTCGATTGAAGAAGTGGGCAATCTGATCTCTTCTTATCTGCTCTCAGACCAACTGGACTGGATGATCAACAACAAGGAATGG GAAGGATTTGTGGAGTTTTTTCATGAGCAGGACCCAGAGTCTGCTGTGAGGGGAGCACTCACGGTGATTGCAGGAATGGCTGGGATTGGAGCAGGGCTTGCATTTCTCATCAGATGA